A part of Rhodamnia argentea isolate NSW1041297 chromosome 8, ASM2092103v1, whole genome shotgun sequence genomic DNA contains:
- the LOC115755368 gene encoding pentatricopeptide repeat-containing protein At3g02490, mitochondrial-like translates to MRHSWRLLLFRTHLCSRSNIPRPSPHPSSLSNPNLQSLRHLTLLFHTNPPHNSPPGLPFDAQVASLARPNNYFVARPFSSEPAVEVEDSDHAVVADAFAKFEDSEVAAKELELKNVTVSHDLVLKVLWSLSASPCAARKFFDWVSGRHSEALSSKSYDLMLGILGANGFISEFWGLFETMKGRGYGVSGRVRDKVLETFEKEGRESDAEKLRGVFASGSINNSLEKNPSRICRIVKNEVWSEDVEKKLRELDGKFSTDVVKIVLENLATEPMKALILFRWVEESGLFKHNEQTYNAMAIVLGREDCIDRFWKLVDEMKVAGYEMEMETYVKVLGRFCKRKMIKDAVYLYEFAMGGVIKPSPQEITFLLRKIAVSKDFDMGLFSRVVKVYTEKGNALTDSMLYTVLKSLASVGRLGESDKVLKVMQEYGFLPGGNLQNKIAFWLSSSGRKDEASKFMDTLESSGLTSDFTTTTSLMEGHCVSGDIEKASEYFHEMVKKEVGSSASRALDSLVNAYCDKNRALDACRILKDCASNHELKPWHTTYKLLIKKLLAQGGFEDALTLLSLMKEHGYPPFLDPFIQHISRKGTKDDVLAFLKAMTTKKFPSTSVFLKLFEAFFKVRRHNEAQELLSKCPRHIRNHADVLDLFCSKSKRHC, encoded by the coding sequence ATGAGACATTCATGGCGTTTGCTTCTCTTCCGAACCCACCTCTGTTCAAGATCGAACATCCCAAGACCCTCTCCGCACCCGTCCTCGCTCTCCAATCCAAATCTCCAGTCGCTTCGTCACTTGACTCTGCTTTTCCACACGAACCCTCCTCATAACTCGCCTCCAGGACTTCCGTTTGATGCCCAAGTCGCGAGCTTGGCGAGACCCAATAACTACTTCGTAGCCAGGCCCTTCTCGTCGGAGCCGGCTGTTGAAGTGGAGGACTCGGATCACGCGGTTGTCGCTGATGCTTTCGCTAAATTCGAGGACTCGGAGGTTGCGGCGAAGGAGCTGGAGTTGAAAAATGTCACCGTGAGCCATGACTTGGTTCTGAAGGTCTTATGGAGTCTCTCTGCTAGTCCTTGCGCTGCACGTAAGTTTTTCGATTGGGTTTCGGGGAGGCATAGTGAGGCATTGAGCTCGAAATCGTATGATTTGATGCTGGGTATACTGGGTGCGAATGGATTTATCTCTGAGTTCTGGGGTTTGTTTGAGACTATGAAGGGAAGGGGTTATGGCGTGTCGGGACGCGTTAGAGATAAAGTGTTGGAGACGTTTgagaaagaggggagagagagtgatgcGGAGAAGCTGAGAGGTGTTTTCGCGTCTGGATCGATTAATAACTCTCTCGAGAAGAATCCCTCCAGGATTTGTAGGATAGTGAAGAATGAGGTTTGGAGTGAAGATGTTGAGAAGAAATTGCGGGAGTTGGATGGCAAGTTTTCGACTGATGTGGTTAAGATTGTACTGGAAAATCTTGCTACCGAGCCCATGAAAGCGCTGATATTATTCCGGTGGGTCGAAGAAAGTGGTTTATTCAAGCACAATGAGCAGACATATAATGCCATGGCGATTGTCTTAGGGAGAGAAGATTGTATCGATAGATTTTGGAAGCTGGTTGATGAAATGAAGGTTGCCGGGTATGAAATGGAAATGGAGACTTACGTCAAGGTATTGGGTCGGTTTTGTAAGAGGAAGATGATCAAGGACGCCGTCTATTTATATGAGTTTGCAATGGGGGGTGTCATTAAGCCTTCACCGCAGGAAATTACATTCCTATTGAGGAAAATAGCTGTTAGCAAGGACTTTGATATGGGTCTTTTTTCTAGAGTTGTAAAGGTCTATACAGAGAAAGGGAATGCGCTGACAGACTCCATGCTTTATACAGTTTTGAAGTCTTTAGCCAGTGTCGGAAGATTAGGGGAGTCCGACAAGGTTTTGAAAGTAATGCAGGAGTACGGGTTCTTACCTGGTGGAAATCTCCAGAACAAAATTGCATTCTGGCTTAGTAGTTCTGGTAGAAAGGATGAGGCGAGTAAATTTATGGATACGCTAGAATCATCTGGGCTTACTTCTGATTTCACAACCACTACGTCGCTAATGGAAGGGCATTGTGTTTCAGGAGATATTGAAAAGGCTTCAGAATATTTCCACGAGATGGTTAAGAAGGAGGTGGGTTCTTCTGCTAGCCGAGCTCTTGATTCATTGGTTAATGCATATTGCGATAAGAACAGAGCTCTTGATGCTTGCCGAATTTTGAAAGATTGTGCATCCAACCATGAGCTGAAGCCTTGGCATACGACGTACAAACTTTTGATAAAGAAATTGCTGGCTCAAGGAGGATTCGAAGATGCATTGACACTTTTGAGTTTGATGAAGGAACATGGATACCCACCTTTCCTCGATCCTTTTATCCAGCACATATCAAGGAAAGGAACCAAAGATGATGTTCTTGCTTTTCTAAAGGCAATGACCACGAAAAAATTCCCATCTACATCTGTGTTTCTAAAATTGTTTGAAGCCTTCTTCAAGGTTAGGAGGCATAATGAAGCACAAGAGCTTCTTTCTAAGTGCCCGAGACACATACGTAACCATGCAGACGTCTTGGATCTCTTTTGTTCAAAGTCTAAAAGGCACTGTTGA
- the LOC115755358 gene encoding S-adenosylmethionine decarboxylase proenzyme, producing MALSVSAIGFEGYEKRLELTFYEPGIFADPEGMGLRSLSKSQLDEFLKPAECTIVSSLSNELVDSYVLSESSLFVYPYKLIIKTCGTTKLLLSIPAILKLADSLSLSVKSVRYTRGSFIFPGAQHFPHRNFSEEVAVLDSYFGNLGAGSKAYLMGSSEKAQKWHVYSASAEKTSLLHSVFTLEMSMTGLDKKRASVFFKENSPSAAAMTEESGIRKILPESDICDFEFDPCGYSMNAIEGGAISTIHVTPEDGFSYASFEAVGYDFKAVNLSQLIQRVLVCFEPAEFSAALHYDSADEDLVSRFPLDPKGYSAGETSCEVLGKGGSIMYTSFARAGSCGSPRSILKCCWSEDEKDEEVEEKIV from the coding sequence ATGGCACTGTCAGTTTCCGCCATCGGATTTGAAGGTTATGAAAAGAGGCTCGAGTTGACATTCTATGAGCCTGGAATCTTTGCTGACCCTGAAGGAATGGGTCTTCGTTCATTGTCCAAATCCCAGTTGGATGAGTTTCTGAAACCAGCTGAGTGCACCATTGTTTCTTCGCTGTCAAATGAATTGGTTGACTCTTATGTGCTTTCGGAGTCTAGCCTCTTTGTGTACCCTTACAAACTCATCATCAAGACTTGCGGGACAACGAAATTACTTCTTTCCATTCCAGCCATCCTCAAATTGGCTGATTCCCTGTCCCTTTCTGTCAAGTCTGTGAGGTACACTCGTGGGAGCTTTATCTTCCCCGGTGCCCAGCATTTCCCTCATAGGAACTTCTCGGAGGAAGTAGCTGTCCTTGATAGCTACTTTGGTAACCTTGGTGCTGGCAGCAAGGCGTATTTGATGGGCAGTTCAGAAAAGGCTCAGAAATGGCATGTTTACTCTGCTTCTGCTGAGAAGACGAGCCTCCTGCATTCAGTTTTCACTCTGGAAATGTCCATGACTGGTCTCGACAAGAAAAGGGCATCTGTCTTCTTCAAGGAGAACTCACCTTCTGCTGCAGCTATGACCGAGGAGTCTGGCATTCGGAAGATCCTTCCCGAGTCTGATATCTGCGATTTTGAGTTTGATCCCTGTGGGTACTCCATGAATGCAATTGAAGGGGGTGCAATTTCTACCATCCATGTCACACCAGAAGATGGCTTCAGTTATGCCAGTTTCGAGGCTGTTGGCTATGATTTCAAGGCTGTGAATCTGTCGCAGCTTATCCAGAGGGTTTTGGTCTGCTTCGAGCCGGCTGAGTTCTCTGCGGCTCTCCATTACGATTCAGCTGATGAGGATCTGGTGTCGAGGTTCCCTCTTGACCCGAAGGGGTATAGTGCTGGAGAAACGAGTTGCGAGGTGCTTGGAAAAGGTGGTTCTATCATGTACACAAGCTTCGCCAGAGCAGGAAGCTGCGGATCTCCGAGGTCCATCCTGAAGTGCTGTTGGAGCGAGGACGAGAAAGAtgaggaagtggaagagaaaatAGTCTAA
- the LOC115755369 gene encoding stress-induced protein KIN2-like yields the protein MDNSKMGFSAGQAKGQAQEKTSQMMDKAASTAQSARDSMQEAGQQMKAKAQGAAEAVKNATGMNN from the exons ATGGACAACTCTAAGATGGGCTTCAGCGCCGGGCAGGCCAAGGGCCAAGCCCAG GAAAAGACCAGCCAGATGATGGACAAGGCCGCCAGCACTGCTCAATCCGCAAGGGATTCCATGCAAGAG GCCGGTCAGCAGATGAAGGCCAAGGCACAGGGTGCTGCTGAAGCGGTGAAGAATGCCACGGGGATGAACAATTGA